Proteins encoded together in one Candidatus Dormiibacterota bacterium window:
- the recF gene encoding DNA replication and repair protein RecF (All proteins in this family for which functions are known are DNA-binding proteins that assist the filamentation of RecA onto DNA for the initiation of recombination or recombinational repair.) produces MSAAPACRVDELRLFCFRNYTDQTVELGPGLNVVSGPNAQGKTNLLEALATAALTRSPRAASAAELVRWGSDAARVRALVQRPDGPTVIDLRLQRPAGQGAMVRTVTVDGVPRAARAVLGVCPVVLFWPEDLLLVKGAPEGRRRLLDMVVAQTDPRAAAEMVRYRRVLEQRNALLRQVRLGQASAAPLRGFTAELTRSAGTVLVARLRLVEALAPLAAAALGEISDGREQVDLRYRAEGLDGDPPATAEDASAWLAGSLEARRAEELARGVTVAGPHRDDVEVLLDGRPARAAASQGQQRSLVLACKLAEVRHLTALLGTAPVLLLDDVLSELDSLRRERLLRALGAGTSLQTVLTTTDPAGLALGSDRVRHLTVAAGRVDRVPAVVVEGGSAA; encoded by the coding sequence GTGAGCGCAGCCCCCGCCTGCCGCGTCGACGAGCTCCGCCTGTTCTGCTTCCGCAACTACACCGACCAGACCGTCGAGCTCGGCCCCGGGCTGAACGTCGTCTCCGGTCCCAACGCCCAGGGCAAGACCAACCTGCTCGAGGCCCTCGCCACCGCCGCGCTCACCCGCTCACCGCGTGCCGCCTCGGCCGCCGAGCTGGTCCGCTGGGGCAGCGACGCCGCCCGGGTGCGCGCCCTGGTGCAGCGGCCCGACGGCCCCACCGTCATCGACCTCCGGCTGCAGCGGCCGGCCGGCCAGGGCGCGATGGTGCGCACCGTCACCGTCGACGGCGTGCCCCGGGCCGCCCGGGCGGTGCTCGGCGTCTGTCCGGTGGTGCTCTTCTGGCCCGAGGACCTGCTCCTGGTGAAGGGCGCCCCGGAGGGACGGCGGCGGCTCCTCGACATGGTCGTCGCCCAGACCGATCCGCGCGCCGCCGCCGAGATGGTCCGATACCGGCGGGTGCTCGAGCAGCGCAACGCGCTCCTCCGCCAGGTGCGCCTCGGCCAGGCGAGCGCCGCGCCGCTGCGCGGCTTCACCGCCGAGCTGACCCGCTCCGCCGGGACGGTGCTGGTCGCCCGCCTGCGGCTCGTCGAGGCCCTCGCCCCGCTCGCCGCCGCCGCCCTGGGAGAGATCAGCGACGGCCGCGAGCAGGTCGACCTGCGCTACCGCGCCGAGGGGCTGGACGGCGACCCGCCGGCGACCGCGGAGGACGCCTCGGCCTGGCTGGCCGGGTCGCTGGAGGCACGCCGCGCCGAGGAGCTGGCCCGGGGGGTCACCGTGGCCGGCCCCCACCGCGACGACGTCGAGGTGCTCCTCGACGGACGGCCGGCGAGGGCGGCGGCGAGCCAGGGCCAGCAGCGCAGCCTGGTGCTCGCCTGCAAGCTCGCCGAGGTGCGCCACCTCACCGCCCTGCTCGGCACCGCGCCGGTGCTGCTCCTCGACGACGTGCTCAGCGAGCTCGACTCGCTGCGCCGCGAGCGGCTGCTCCGCGCCCTCGGCGCCGGCACCTCTCTGCAGACCGTGCTCACCACCACCGACCCCGCCGGCCTCGCCCTCGGCAGCGATCGGGTGCGCCACCTCACCGTGGCGGCGGGCCGGGTCGACCGCGTCCCCGCGGTGGTCGTCGAGGGAGGGTCGGCAGCATGA
- the lepB gene encoding signal peptidase I → MSQVTTDPPEVEVPSAPQHPRRRWESRNLLRDILEVLALAFALYIVIALALQTVRVEGDSMIPTLRNNDLLFADKLSYHLHAPDRGDIIVLKPPDEPNRDFIKRVVGLPGDTIEIDGHYSENGRQHAAVLIRPAGASGFQVLKEPYLPDQSKDPWDEMTFCCDSGGRATTEPQPLVIPKDDYFVMGDNRNRSRDSRFIGLIPRNNVLGRAWIRIWPLGHLGFLGQGPSLAAALLPLPLFGLRRSRRLLAALRRRG, encoded by the coding sequence GTGTCTCAGGTAACCACCGACCCCCCGGAGGTGGAGGTGCCCTCCGCACCGCAGCATCCCCGGCGCCGGTGGGAGAGCCGCAACCTCCTGCGCGACATCCTCGAGGTGCTCGCGCTGGCGTTCGCCCTCTACATCGTGATCGCGCTCGCCCTCCAGACCGTCCGCGTCGAGGGCGACAGCATGATCCCGACGCTGAGGAACAACGATCTCCTCTTCGCCGACAAGCTCTCCTACCACCTCCACGCGCCGGACCGTGGCGACATCATCGTGCTGAAACCGCCCGACGAGCCCAACCGCGACTTCATCAAGCGGGTGGTCGGCCTCCCCGGTGACACCATCGAGATCGACGGGCACTACTCGGAGAACGGGCGCCAGCACGCGGCGGTGCTCATCCGGCCCGCCGGCGCCAGCGGCTTCCAGGTGCTCAAGGAGCCCTACCTCCCCGACCAGAGCAAGGACCCGTGGGACGAGATGACGTTCTGCTGCGACTCCGGCGGCCGCGCCACCACCGAGCCGCAGCCGCTGGTCATCCCCAAGGACGACTACTTCGTGATGGGCGACAACCGCAACCGCTCCCGCGACTCGCGCTTCATCGGGCTGATCCCACGGAACAACGTCCTCGGACGGGCCTGGATCCGCATCTGGCCGCTCGGCCACCTCGGCTTCCTCGGCCAGGGCCCATCGCTCGCCGCCGCACTGCTGCCCCTGCCCCTGTTCGGCCTCCGCCGGAGCCGGCGCCTGCTCGCCGCGCTGCGGCGGCGGGGTTAG
- the yidD gene encoding membrane protein insertion efficiency factor YidD, which yields MTRLSLLLIRLYRVTLGPLFALMSGCRFTPTCSEYGYAAIERFGWRRGWWMAVRRIGRCNPWGGCGYDPVPDEYVSRRSRRHAEAGGTR from the coding sequence ATGACCAGACTGAGCCTCCTTCTCATCCGCCTCTACCGAGTGACCCTCGGCCCGCTCTTCGCGCTGATGAGCGGCTGCCGCTTCACGCCCACCTGCTCCGAGTACGGCTACGCGGCCATCGAGCGGTTCGGCTGGCGGCGGGGCTGGTGGATGGCGGTGCGGCGGATCGGCCGGTGCAACCCCTGGGGCGGGTGCGGCTACGACCCCGTGCCCGACGAGTACGTGAGCCGGCGGAGCCGCCGCCACGCCGAGGCGGGAGGCACCCGGTGA
- the jag gene encoding RNA-binding cell elongation regulator Jag/EloR, with product MSETRTDAPASTTRMVEASADTVEEAVATALAELGIGREAAEVEVLSEGTKAVAGERISSALAKVRVRPADPYAARAKGLLEELLTRMEIPARVSVRRAVAVRESDAGREPVILDISGDDLGMLIGWRGENLRALQTVLNLMTGDGEADGRRLILDVERYRARREEHVRELALRIAHRVKRTGQRYTLDPMQAYERRVIHISLEGDEGVRTESAGQEPARRVTIHPTGPAQGGPPESTFHGIPRGPRPPMRGGFGDRRGGGGGGGGGGGYGGPPRGGPGRPFPSRPGGPPPR from the coding sequence GTGAGCGAGACGCGAACGGACGCGCCGGCGTCCACGACGAGAATGGTCGAGGCCAGTGCCGACACCGTCGAGGAGGCGGTGGCCACGGCGCTCGCCGAGCTCGGGATCGGCCGCGAGGCGGCCGAGGTCGAGGTGCTCAGCGAGGGGACGAAGGCGGTCGCCGGAGAGCGGATCTCGTCGGCGCTGGCGAAGGTGCGGGTGCGGCCCGCCGATCCCTACGCGGCCCGTGCCAAGGGGCTCCTCGAGGAGCTGCTGACCCGCATGGAGATCCCCGCCCGGGTGTCGGTGCGGCGCGCCGTCGCCGTCCGCGAGAGCGACGCCGGCCGCGAGCCGGTGATCCTCGACATCAGCGGTGACGACCTCGGCATGCTGATCGGCTGGCGCGGCGAGAACCTGCGCGCGCTCCAGACCGTGCTGAACCTGATGACCGGAGACGGCGAGGCCGATGGCCGGCGCCTCATCCTCGACGTCGAGCGCTACCGGGCCCGCCGCGAGGAGCACGTCCGCGAGCTCGCCCTCCGCATCGCCCACCGGGTGAAGCGCACCGGCCAGCGCTACACCCTCGATCCCATGCAGGCGTACGAGCGCCGGGTGATCCACATCAGCCTGGAGGGCGACGAGGGGGTGCGCACCGAGTCGGCCGGCCAGGAGCCGGCCCGGCGGGTGACCATCCATCCCACCGGTCCCGCCCAGGGAGGGCCGCCCGAGTCGACCTTCCACGGCATCCCCCGGGGTCCGCGGCCGCCGATGCGCGGTGGCTTCGGCGACCGCAGGGGCGGCGGTGGTGGCGGTGGTGGTGGTGGTGGCTACGGCGGCCCGCCGCGTGGAGGCCCCGGGCGCCCGTTCCCCAGCCGCCCGGGAGGGCCGCCGCCGCGGTAG
- the dnaN gene encoding DNA polymerase III subunit beta, which produces MTTASPITESTLMKCTVSPTAVAAALSLVSRAVSPRSTLPILSNVLLETTGEGLRLTATNLDLTITTTVPAEVVREGRVTVPARLVTEYVSSLAEAPCTLELDPATQVLRITCGIHRTNIHGIDAVEFPPLPARDAEAAVILDAQTLDAAIGQTAVAASTDEARPVLTGVLLQLEGDGVTLAATDGHRLAVRKLPRQGEGDGEAPATSVIVPARHLGEVARAITAARPSVEVTLSASRNHIFFTMRDVEVSSRLIEGAYPNYAQVIPASQSTTVTLSSATLLRETRTASILAKDAANVVRLATGEGTLTLHAQTAEVGDDEAPLVATVVGEGVQIAFNARYVLDALAVIDSEEVALGFNGPLSPGVIRPVGRDDYLYIVMPVRVPM; this is translated from the coding sequence GTGACAACCGCCTCGCCCATCACCGAGAGCACCCTCATGAAGTGCACCGTCTCCCCGACCGCCGTGGCCGCCGCCCTCAGCCTGGTCTCGCGCGCCGTCTCACCCCGGTCGACGCTGCCGATCCTCAGCAACGTCCTGCTGGAGACCACCGGCGAGGGCCTGCGGCTCACCGCCACCAACCTCGACCTCACGATCACCACCACGGTGCCCGCCGAGGTGGTGCGCGAGGGACGGGTCACCGTGCCCGCCCGGCTGGTGACGGAGTACGTCTCCTCCCTCGCCGAGGCGCCCTGCACCCTGGAGCTCGACCCCGCCACCCAGGTGCTCCGGATCACCTGCGGCATCCACCGCACCAACATCCACGGCATCGACGCGGTCGAGTTCCCGCCGCTGCCCGCGCGGGACGCCGAGGCGGCGGTGATCCTCGACGCCCAGACCCTGGATGCGGCGATCGGCCAGACGGCGGTGGCGGCGAGCACCGACGAGGCGCGCCCGGTGCTCACCGGGGTGCTGCTGCAGCTCGAGGGCGACGGGGTGACCCTCGCCGCCACCGACGGTCACCGGCTGGCGGTGCGGAAGCTGCCGCGGCAGGGCGAGGGCGACGGCGAGGCGCCGGCCACCAGCGTGATCGTGCCGGCACGGCACCTCGGCGAGGTGGCCCGGGCGATCACCGCGGCCCGGCCCTCGGTGGAGGTGACGCTGTCGGCGTCGCGCAACCACATCTTCTTCACGATGCGCGACGTGGAGGTGTCCTCGCGACTGATCGAGGGCGCGTATCCCAACTACGCCCAGGTCATCCCCGCCTCCCAGAGCACCACCGTGACCCTGTCGTCGGCGACCCTGCTGCGTGAGACCCGAACCGCCTCGATCCTCGCCAAGGACGCGGCCAACGTGGTGCGCCTGGCCACCGGCGAGGGCACCCTCACCCTTCATGCCCAGACCGCCGAGGTGGGCGACGACGAGGCCCCGCTGGTGGCCACGGTGGTCGGCGAGGGGGTGCAGATCGCCTTCAACGCCCGCTACGTCCTCGACGCCCTCGCGGTGATCGACAGCGAGGAGGTGGCGCTCGGGTTCAACGGACCGCTGTCACCGGGCGTGATCCGGCCGGTGGGGCGCGACGACTACCTGTACATCGTGATGCCCGTCCGCGTCCCCATGTAG
- the dnaA gene encoding chromosomal replication initiator protein DnaA, with translation MWLAALEELRFQLTRPGYETWLRNAVLLDCPDGRTFTIGVPTRLARDWLIERYSPVIRETLSELTTRDCEVIITVDPASTPPPDEPSPLPDEMPGTISDSLDAQTTGSSVARLNPSFTFSAFVVGNSSRFAHAACRAVAAAPGKAYNPLFLYGGVGLGKTHLMHAIGHAVREGHVRRPPKVAYVTSEKFMNEMIASIQENRTHDFRTRYRTVDVLLIDDIQFLAGKDRTQEEFFHTFNALHEVQKQIVISSDRPPKDIPTLEERLKSRFEWGLIADIQPPDFETRLAILNSKLGANGRLVPDEVCSFIAHRIQKNIRELEGALIRVLAHASLAGQPVTLESATRILRDILPDDAGAPPSVDLIQETVAAYYSIPLEEMKGRRRDKHIVFPRQVAMFLIREETASSLPAIGQAFGGKDHTTVLHAYEKILELSREDARLQSDLRQIRDRLHAR, from the coding sequence ATCTGGCTGGCCGCGCTCGAGGAGCTGCGCTTCCAGCTCACCCGTCCGGGGTACGAGACCTGGCTGCGCAACGCGGTCCTGCTCGACTGCCCGGACGGGCGCACCTTCACCATCGGCGTCCCCACCCGCCTGGCCCGTGACTGGTTGATCGAGCGCTACTCGCCGGTGATCCGCGAGACCCTCTCGGAGCTCACCACCCGCGACTGCGAGGTGATCATCACCGTCGACCCGGCGTCGACGCCGCCGCCCGACGAGCCCTCCCCTCTCCCCGACGAGATGCCGGGCACCATCTCCGACAGCCTCGACGCCCAGACCACCGGGTCGAGCGTGGCCCGGCTCAACCCCAGCTTCACCTTCTCCGCGTTCGTGGTCGGCAACTCCAGCCGCTTCGCGCACGCCGCCTGCCGCGCCGTGGCCGCGGCGCCGGGCAAGGCATACAACCCCCTCTTCCTCTATGGAGGGGTCGGGCTGGGCAAGACCCACCTGATGCACGCGATCGGGCACGCGGTGCGCGAGGGTCACGTGCGCCGCCCTCCGAAGGTCGCCTACGTGACCTCGGAGAAGTTCATGAACGAGATGATCGCGTCGATCCAGGAGAACCGGACCCACGACTTCCGGACGCGCTACCGCACCGTGGACGTCCTGCTCATCGACGACATCCAGTTTCTGGCAGGAAAGGACAGAACTCAGGAGGAGTTCTTCCACACCTTCAACGCCCTGCACGAGGTGCAGAAGCAGATCGTGATCAGCAGCGACCGTCCTCCCAAGGACATCCCCACCCTCGAGGAGCGACTGAAGAGCCGGTTCGAGTGGGGTCTGATCGCCGACATCCAGCCCCCCGACTTCGAGACCCGGCTCGCCATCCTCAACAGCAAGCTCGGCGCCAACGGCCGGCTGGTGCCCGACGAGGTCTGCTCGTTCATCGCGCACCGCATCCAGAAGAACATCCGCGAGCTCGAGGGCGCGCTGATCCGGGTGCTCGCCCACGCCTCGCTGGCGGGGCAGCCGGTGACCCTCGAGAGCGCCACCAGGATCCTCCGCGACATCCTCCCCGACGACGCCGGCGCACCCCCCAGCGTCGACCTGATCCAGGAGACGGTGGCCGCCTATTACAGCATCCCGCTCGAGGAGATGAAGGGACGGCGCCGCGACAAGCACATCGTCTTCCCGCGCCAGGTGGCGATGTTCCTCATCCGCGAGGAGACCGCCTCCTCGCTGCCCGCCATCGGCCAGGCGTTCGGCGGGAAGGACCACACCACCGTCCTCCACGCCTACGAGAAGATCCTCGAGCTGAGCCGGGAGGACGCCCGGCTGCAGAGCGACCTGCGCCAGATCCGGGACCGCCTGCATGCGCGCTGA
- a CDS encoding DUF721 domain-containing protein yields MSSEAEPGRLPAEQRLDAIVWPALRRMGISRKVRDAQLDDVLAVVVGPHLAPLCRPAGLDRGVLTIATAHGALAHQLQLDSPRLIASLNEHLGGEVVKRLRFRALDGGPTGGTR; encoded by the coding sequence ATGAGCTCCGAGGCCGAGCCCGGCCGGCTTCCCGCGGAGCAGCGCCTCGACGCCATCGTGTGGCCGGCACTGCGCCGGATGGGGATCAGCCGGAAGGTCCGCGACGCCCAGCTCGACGACGTCCTCGCCGTGGTGGTGGGACCCCACCTGGCCCCGCTCTGCCGCCCCGCCGGCCTCGACCGCGGGGTGCTCACCATCGCCACCGCCCACGGCGCCCTCGCCCACCAGCTCCAGCTCGACTCACCCCGGCTGATCGCCTCGCTCAACGAGCACCTCGGCGGCGAGGTCGTCAAGCGGCTGCGCTTCCGCGCCCTCGACGGCGGCCCGACCGGCGGAACCCGCTGA
- the ndk gene encoding nucleoside-diphosphate kinase, whose amino-acid sequence MTVERTLVLVKPDGVQRGLVGEVICRLERRGLKPVALKLMRIDEALAGRHYGEHREKRFFPGLVEFITSSPVVAMVWEGPNAVSMVRAMMGPTNPAVAPPGTIRGDLAVDLGMNVIHGSDSPERAAEEVALFFEPSELVDWDRTQSRWVVEGS is encoded by the coding sequence ATGACGGTCGAGCGAACCCTTGTGCTGGTCAAGCCCGACGGGGTGCAGCGCGGCCTGGTCGGAGAGGTGATCTGCCGCCTGGAACGGCGCGGCCTCAAGCCGGTGGCGCTGAAGCTGATGAGGATCGACGAGGCCCTGGCCGGGCGCCACTACGGGGAGCACCGCGAGAAGAGGTTCTTCCCCGGCCTCGTCGAGTTCATCACCTCCTCACCGGTGGTGGCGATGGTCTGGGAGGGGCCCAACGCGGTGTCCATGGTGCGGGCGATGATGGGCCCCACCAACCCGGCGGTGGCGCCGCCCGGGACCATCCGCGGCGACCTCGCCGTCGACCTCGGGATGAACGTGATCCACGGCAGCGACTCGCCGGAGCGCGCCGCCGAGGAGGTGGCGCTGTTCTTCGAGCCGTCCGAGCTCGTCGACTGGGACCGGACCCAGTCGAGGTGGGTGGTCGAGGGCTCCTAA
- a CDS encoding pitrilysin family protein: protein MPGAGSAYRLTRLPSGVRVITAPMRERASVSLSVMFGVGSRYEEPERGGLSHFIEHMLFKGARRYPTAKSLSEAIEGVGGVLNAATDRELTMLWAKVPAERFPLAVEVLGDMAFQSTFDATELAKERLVVIEELRMYLDNPQEYVGTLFDEVMWPDHPLGRDVAGTEETVRSFGRDDCLRYLAEHYHPDSVVVSVAGAIEHESALELVAGVVGGWGTGARPPMLAAEPVPAGGEVRLVNRRTEQANLIIGSRAPGYRDADRFALDVLNIILGEGMSSRLFLELRENRGLAYDVHSFTVKLSDSGALGIYLGCEPRQARAALAAAVAELRRLAEELVDEEELGRAREYARGRLVLHLEGTNSMCSYLGQQELLGGEILLPETVVERIEAVTAEDVRRLAGSILEGGLRGAVIGPFRDAEKFMTIVAGS, encoded by the coding sequence GTGCCCGGTGCCGGGAGCGCGTATCGCCTCACCCGTCTGCCCAGCGGCGTGCGTGTCATCACCGCGCCGATGCGTGAGCGCGCCTCGGTGTCGCTCTCGGTGATGTTCGGAGTCGGCTCCCGCTACGAGGAGCCGGAGCGGGGCGGGCTCTCCCACTTCATCGAGCACATGCTCTTCAAGGGTGCCCGGCGCTACCCCACCGCGAAGTCGCTCTCCGAGGCGATCGAGGGCGTGGGCGGGGTGCTGAACGCCGCCACCGACCGCGAGCTGACGATGCTCTGGGCGAAGGTGCCCGCGGAGCGGTTCCCGCTCGCCGTCGAGGTGCTCGGCGACATGGCCTTCCAGTCGACCTTCGACGCCACCGAGCTCGCCAAGGAGCGGCTGGTGGTGATCGAGGAGCTGCGCATGTACCTGGACAACCCCCAGGAGTACGTGGGCACCCTCTTCGACGAGGTGATGTGGCCCGACCATCCCCTGGGGCGGGACGTCGCCGGCACCGAGGAGACGGTGCGGAGCTTCGGGCGCGACGACTGCCTGCGCTACCTGGCCGAGCACTACCACCCGGACAGCGTGGTGGTGAGCGTCGCCGGCGCGATCGAGCACGAGTCCGCCCTCGAGCTGGTCGCCGGCGTGGTGGGCGGCTGGGGCACGGGTGCGCGCCCGCCGATGCTGGCCGCCGAGCCCGTGCCCGCCGGCGGCGAGGTGCGCCTGGTCAACCGGCGGACCGAGCAGGCGAACCTGATCATCGGCAGCCGCGCCCCCGGCTATCGGGACGCCGACCGCTTCGCCCTCGACGTGCTCAACATCATCCTCGGCGAGGGGATGTCGAGCCGGCTCTTCCTCGAGCTGCGCGAGAATCGCGGCCTCGCCTACGACGTCCACTCCTTCACCGTGAAGCTGAGCGACAGCGGCGCGCTGGGCATCTACCTCGGGTGCGAGCCGCGCCAGGCCCGCGCCGCCCTGGCCGCGGCGGTGGCCGAGCTGCGCCGCCTCGCCGAGGAGCTCGTCGACGAGGAGGAGCTGGGCCGCGCCCGCGAGTACGCCCGCGGCCGGCTGGTGCTCCACCTCGAGGGCACCAACTCGATGTGCAGCTACCTGGGTCAGCAGGAGCTGCTCGGCGGCGAGATCCTGCTTCCCGAGACGGTCGTGGAGCGCATCGAGGCGGTGACCGCCGAGGACGTCCGGCGGCTGGCGGGGAGCATCCTCGAGGGTGGTCTCCGCGGCGCCGTGATCGGCCCCTTCCGAGACGCGGAGAAGTTCATGACAATCGTGGCAGGATCATGA
- the rpmH gene encoding 50S ribosomal protein L34, translating to MKRTYQPKKRYRRKTHGFRIRMSSPGGRQVLKARRRKGRKLLTPAPVR from the coding sequence ATCAAGCGCACGTACCAGCCGAAGAAGCGCTACCGCCGGAAGACCCACGGCTTCCGCATCAGGATGTCCTCGCCCGGGGGGCGACAGGTGCTCAAGGCGCGGCGCCGCAAGGGCCGCAAGCTGCTGACGCCCGCGCCCGTTCGGTGA
- the rnpA gene encoding ribonuclease P protein component → MNRRHRLRGGGAFAAVRERRASSSAGPLRVQVAANLAGVARVGFVVPRAVGGAVVRNRVRRRLRALMRPRIEALAGVDVVVSAGVAAASCPWEALGADLDSCLAGARARLRRGDARATARNAGGDRAASERPLRDNRGGGGSTRPDRVDPGGSRPASP, encoded by the coding sequence GTGAACCGGCGCCATCGCCTCCGCGGCGGCGGTGCCTTCGCCGCCGTCCGCGAGCGGCGGGCCTCGTCGTCCGCCGGTCCGCTGCGGGTGCAGGTCGCCGCCAACCTCGCCGGCGTCGCGCGGGTGGGCTTCGTGGTGCCCCGGGCGGTGGGCGGCGCGGTGGTGCGCAACCGGGTGCGCCGCCGGCTGCGCGCCCTGATGCGACCCCGGATCGAGGCCCTCGCCGGCGTCGACGTGGTCGTGTCCGCGGGCGTCGCCGCGGCCTCGTGCCCGTGGGAGGCGCTCGGCGCCGACCTCGACTCCTGCCTCGCCGGCGCCCGGGCGCGGCTGCGACGCGGTGACGCCCGGGCGACGGCTCGGAACGCCGGGGGTGATCGCGCCGCATCTGAGCGCCCCCTGAGGGACAATCGCGGTGGCGGCGGCAGCACCCGGCCCGACCGGGTCGATCCTGGGGGGAGCCGCCCCGCATCGCCATGA
- a CDS encoding YidC/Oxa1 family membrane protein insertase — protein MNPFDILSALGPPIEWALTHLTHFFGGISLIQGSAFGFAIVVVTLCLRMGLFPVFGWQVRTQRRIQAEQRLVAPQLAELRKKYKKEPQKLNEEMMKLYKEHGISPFSNLTGCLPLLVQMPILYGLYRGITSATKDLHQGLGFLWIGNVSKSPKDLLAQGIGTHWTVMILPVLAGLASFVQAKMMMQPPRADMSEQELKMYSLSKNMLFLAPGMVLLFGYQLPVGLGIYWLTQSLVMIVQQWLVIGWGGLKVPPWFPGAGRVTSLSYRTDGGAGSGGAGAPVRRALAGGSTPAKDAARRPVKPRAGSATPPQPSTAPRTTNGRAPRSVTSRTPGGAGRASQGSVRRRGRGR, from the coding sequence GTGAACCCCTTCGACATCCTCAGCGCGCTGGGCCCGCCGATCGAGTGGGCGCTGACCCACCTCACCCACTTCTTCGGTGGCATCAGCCTGATCCAGGGCAGCGCGTTCGGGTTCGCCATCGTGGTGGTGACCCTGTGCCTCCGGATGGGGCTCTTCCCCGTCTTCGGGTGGCAGGTGCGCACTCAGCGCCGCATCCAGGCGGAGCAGCGGCTGGTGGCCCCGCAGCTGGCCGAGCTCCGCAAGAAGTACAAGAAGGAGCCCCAGAAGCTGAACGAGGAGATGATGAAGCTCTACAAAGAGCACGGCATCTCCCCCTTCAGCAACCTCACCGGCTGCCTCCCCCTGCTGGTCCAGATGCCGATCCTCTACGGGCTCTACCGGGGCATCACCTCGGCCACCAAGGACCTGCACCAGGGCCTCGGCTTCCTCTGGATCGGCAACGTGAGCAAGAGCCCGAAGGACCTCCTCGCCCAGGGGATCGGCACCCACTGGACGGTGATGATCCTCCCGGTCCTCGCCGGCCTGGCCAGCTTCGTGCAGGCCAAGATGATGATGCAGCCTCCTCGCGCGGACATGTCCGAGCAGGAGCTGAAGATGTACAGCCTGAGCAAGAACATGCTCTTCCTGGCGCCGGGCATGGTCCTGCTGTTCGGGTACCAGCTGCCCGTCGGCCTGGGGATCTACTGGCTGACCCAGAGCCTGGTGATGATCGTCCAGCAGTGGCTGGTGATCGGGTGGGGCGGGCTGAAGGTGCCGCCGTGGTTCCCGGGGGCCGGGCGGGTGACCTCGCTCAGCTACCGGACCGACGGCGGCGCCGGCTCCGGCGGAGCCGGCGCACCGGTGCGCCGGGCGCTGGCGGGGGGATCGACGCCGGCCAAGGATGCGGCCAGGCGTCCGGTCAAGCCGCGCGCCGGGTCGGCGACCCCGCCCCAGCCGTCGACGGCTCCCCGGACGACCAATGGACGAGCACCGCGATCGGTGACCAGCCGGACGCCGGGCGGAGCGGGGCGGGCTTCTCAGGGATCGGTGCGCCGACGGGGACGCGGTCGCTGA